A part of Oncorhynchus clarkii lewisi isolate Uvic-CL-2024 chromosome 17, UVic_Ocla_1.0, whole genome shotgun sequence genomic DNA contains:
- the LOC139370428 gene encoding proteasome subunit beta type-3-like, whose product MSIMSYNGGAVMAMKGKQCVAIAADRRFGVQAQMVTTDFQKIFPMGDRLYIGLAGLATDVQTVSQRLKFRLNLYELKEGRQIKPKTFMSMVSNLLYERRFGPYYIEPVIAGLDPKTFEPFICSLDLIGCPMVTEDFVVSGTCSEQMYGMCESLWEPDMEPEDLFETISQAMLNAVDRDAVSGMGVIVQVIEKDKITTRTLKARMD is encoded by the exons ATG TCTATTATGTCCTATAATGGTGGTGCCGTCATGGCGATGAAGGGTAAGCAATGTGTAGCCATTGCAGCAGATCGAAGATTCGGTGTACAGGCTCAGATGGTGACCACAGACTTCCAGAAGATCTTTCCCATGGGAGACAGACTCTACATTGGCCTGGCTGGCCTGGCTACTGACGTACAGACAGT TTCCCAGAGGCTCAAGTTCAGATTGAACCTCTATGAGCTGAAGGAGGGGCGTCAGATCAAACCCAAGACATTCATGAGCATGGTCTCCAACCTGCTGTATGAGAGGAG ATTTGGACCATACTACATTGAGCCTGTGATCGCTGGGCTGGACCCCAAGACCTTTGAGCCATTTATCTGCTCGCTGGACCTGATTGGCTGCCCCATGGTGACAGAGGACTTTGTTGTGAGCGGCACTTGCTCAGAGCAGATGTACGGCATGTGTGAATCTCTCTGGGAGCCAGACATG GAACCAGAGGACCTGTTTGAGACCATCTCCCAAGCCATGCTGAATGCAGTGGACAGGGATGCCGTTTCAGGCATGGGTGTCATTGTGCAAGTCAT TGAGAAGGACAAGATCACCACACGTACCCTGAAGGCCAGAATGGATTAa